In Cryptomeria japonica chromosome 10, Sugi_1.0, whole genome shotgun sequence, a genomic segment contains:
- the LOC131042765 gene encoding glycine-rich cell wall structural protein-like produces the protein MLGEKGMLLSVLLLGFILNIPAREVAQTDNFGGGFGGGGGSGGGDGGGLGGGSGGRFGFGGVHGRGIGKGGGFGVGLAKGIGGGIGGGIVKSGGVGGGHGSGIRGGYGGGIGRGIEGGIGKGGGIGGIGGGHCGGIGKGGEVKGGYSGGIGKGEGVGGGYNGGRIQGGHRGSIGKGGGIQGGHGGGIRKGGGVGDGYGGGIGKGGGIGGRMMVVVEVLEANMVVEDLPREYVLVVDLVEVMRVQLEER, from the exons ATGTTGGGCGAGAAAGGGATGCTGCTCAGCGTATTACTGTTGGGATTCATATTGAACATTCCTGCTCGGGAAG TTGCGCAAACAGATAACTTTGGAGGTGGATTTGGTGGCGGCGGCGGATCTGGTGGAGGCGATGGAGGTGGGTTGGGTGGCGGCAGCGGCGGGAGGTTCGGATTTGGTGGAGTTCATGGCAGAGGTATTGGTAAGGGCGGTGGTTTTGGGGTGGGATTGGCAAAG GGAATTGGTGGTGGAATTGGAGGTGGAATTGTTAAGAGTGGAGGAGTTGGAGGTGGACATGGTAGTGGAATTAGAGGTGGATATGGTGGTGGAATTG GGCGGGGAATTGAAGGTGGCATTGGAAAAGGTGGAGGAATTGGAGGAATTGGAGGAGGTCATTGTGGTGGAATAGGGAAAGGTGGAGAAGTCAAAGGTGGATATAGTGGTGGAATAGGGAAGGGTGAAGGAGTCGGAGGTGGATACAATGGTGGACGAATTCAAGGTGGACATAGAGGTAGCATTGGAAAAGGTGGAGGAATTCAAGGTGGTCATGGTGGTGGAATAAGGAAGGGTGGAGGAGTTGGAGATGGATATGGTGGTGGAATAGGGAAAGGTGGAGGAATTGGAGGTAGaatgatggtggtggtggaggtaTTAGAGGCAAATATGGTGGTGGAGGATTTGCCAAGGGAGTATGTGTTGGTGGTGGATTTGGTGGAGGTCATGAGGGTACAATTAGAAGAGCGATAA